One window from the genome of Phocoena phocoena chromosome 15, mPhoPho1.1, whole genome shotgun sequence encodes:
- the ADNP gene encoding activity-dependent neuroprotector homeobox protein yields MFQLPVNNLGSLRKARKTVKKILSDIGLEYCKEHIEDFKQFEPNDFYLKNTTWEDVGLWDPSLTKNQDYRTKPFCCSACPFSSKFFSAYKSHFRNVHSEDFENRILLNCPYCTFNADKKTLETHIKIFHAPNASAPSSSLSTFKDKSKSDGLKPKQADSVEQAVYYCKKCTYRDPLYEIVRKHIYREHFQHVAAPYIAKAGEKSLNGAVPLGTNAREESSIHCKRCLFMPKSYEALVQHVIEDHERIGYQVTAMIGHTNVVVPRSKPLMLIAPKPQDKKGMGLQSRIGSLASGNVRSLPSQQMVNRLSIPKPNLNSTGVNMMSNVHLQQNNYGVKSVGQGYGVGQSVRLGLGGNAPVSIPQQSQSVKQLLPSGNGRSYGLGSEQRTQAPARYSLQSPNASSLSSGPLKSPSLSQSQASRVLGQSSSKPTAAATGPPPPNTSSTQKWKICTICNELFPENVYSVHFEKEHKAEKVPAVANYIMKIHNFTSKCLYCNRYLPTDTLLNHMLIHGLSCPYCRSTFNDVEKMAAHMRMVHIDEEMGPKTDSTLSFDLTLQQGSHTNIHLLVTTYNLRDAPAESVAYHAQNNPPVPPKPQPKVQEKADVPVKSSPQAAVPYKKDVGKTLCPLCFSILKGPISDALAHHLRERHQVIQTVHPVEKKLTYKCIHCLGVYTSNMTASTITLHLVHCRGVGKTQNGQDKTNAPSRLNQSPGLAPVKRTYEQMEFPLLKKRKLDDDSDSPSFFEEKPEEPVVLALDPKGHEDDSYEARKSFLTKYFNKQPYPTRREIEKLAASLWLWKSDIASHFSNKRKKCVRDCEKYKPGVLLGFNMKELNKVKHEMDFDAEWLFENHDEKDSRVNASKTADKKLNLGKEDDSSSDSFENLEEESNGSDSPFDPVFEVEPKIPNDNPEEHIQKVISEDALESEKLDQKEEDGSKYETIHLTEEPTKLMHDASDSEVDQDDVVEWKDAASPSESGPGSQQVSDFEDNTCEMKTGTWSDESSQSEDARSSKPAAKKKATMQGDREQLKWKNSSYGKVEGFWSKDQSQWKNATENDERLSSPQIEWQNSTIDSEDGEQFDNMTDGVAEPMHGSLTGVKLSSQQA; encoded by the exons ATGTTCCAACTTCCTGTCAACAATCTTGGCAGTTTAAGAAAAGCCCGGAAAACTGTGAAAAAAATACTTAGTGACATTGGGTTGGAATACTGTAAAGAACACATAGAA GATTTTAAACAGTTTGAACCTAATgacttttatttgaaaaacacTACATGGGAGGATGTAGGACTGTGGGACCCTTCACTTACAAAAAACCAG gACTATCGGACAAAACctttttgctgcagtgcttgcccattttcttcaaaatttttctcTGCCTACAAAAGTCATTTCCGGAATGTCCATAGTGAAGACTTTGAAAATAGGATTCTCCTTAATTGCCCCTACTGTACCTTCAATGCAGACAAAAAGACTTTGGAAacacacattaaaatatttcatgctCCAAACGCCAGCGCACCAAGTAGCAGCCTCAGCACTttcaaagataaaagcaaaagcGATGGCCTTAAACCTAAGCAGGCTGACAGTGTAGAGCAAGCTGTTTATTACTGTAAGAAGTGCACTTACCGAGATCCTCTTTATGAAATAGTTAGGAAGCACATTTACAGGGAACATTTTCAGCATGTGGCAGCACCTTACATAGCAAAGGCAGGAGAAAAATCACTCAATGGTGCAGTCCCCTTAGGCACAAATGCCCGGGAAGAAAGTAGTATCCACTGCAAGCGATGCCTTTTCATGCCAAAGTCCTACGAAGCTTTGGTACAGCATGTCATTGAAGACCATGAACGCATAGGCTATCAGGTCACTGCCATGATTGGGCACACAAATGTTGTGGTTCCCCGATCCAAACCCTTGATGCTGATTGCTCCCAAACCTCAAGACAAGAAGGGCATGGGACTCCAATCAAGAATTGGTTCCCTCGCTTCTGGAAACGTCCGGTCTTTACCATCACAGCAGATGGTGAATCGACTCTCAATACCAAAGCCTAACTTAAATTCTACAGGAGTCAACATGATGTCCAATGTTCACCTACAGCAGAACAACTACGGAGTCAAATCTGTAGGCCAGGGCTATGGCGTTGGTCAGTCAGTGAGACTGGGTCTAGGTGGCAACGCACCAGTTTCCATCCCTCAACAGTCTCAGTCTGTGAAGCAGTTACTTCCAAGTGGAAATGGAAGATCTTACGGACTTGGgtcagagcagaggacccaggcACCAGCAAGATACTCGCTGCAGTCTCCAAATGCTTCGTCTCTCTCATCGGGCCCGTTAaagtctccttccctctcccagtcACAGGCATCCAGAGTATTAGGTCAGTCCAGTTCCAAACCTACTGCAGCTGCCACTGGCCCTCCCCCACCCAATACTTCCTCAACTCAGAAGTGGAAAATATGCACAATCTGTAATGAGCTTTTTCCTGAAAATGTCTATAGTGTGCACTTCGAAAAAGAACATAAAGCTGAGAAAGTCCCAGCAGTAGCCAACTACATTATGAAAATACACAATTTTACTAGCAAATGCCTCTACTGTAATCGCTATTTGCCCACAGACACTCTGCTCAACCACATGTTAATTCATGGTCTGTCTTGTCCATATTGCCGTTCAACTTTCAATGATGTGGAAAAGATGGCGGCACACATGCGGATGGTTCACATTGACGAAGAGATGGGACCTAAAACAGACTCTACTCTGAGTTTTGATTTGACATTGCAGCAGGGCAGTCACACTAACATCCATCTCCTTGTAACTACGTACAACCTGAGAGACGCCCCTGCGGAATCTGTTGCTTACCATGCCCAGAATAACCCTCCAGTCCCTCCAAAGCCTCAGCCCAAAGTTCAGGAAAAGGCAGATGTTCCTGTGAAAAGTTCACCTCAAGCTGCAGTGCCCTATAAAAAGGATGTCGGGAAAACCCTTTGCCCTCTTTGCTTTTCAATCCTAAAAGGACCCATATCTGATGCACTTGCACATCACTTAAGAGAGAGGCACCAGGTTATTCAGACGGTTCACCCAGTGGAGAAAAAGCTCACCTACAAATGCATCCACTGCCTTGGCGTGTATACGAGCAACATGACCGCCTCGACTATCACTCTGCATCTGGTCCACTGCAGGGGTGTTGGAAAGACCCAGAATGGCCAAGATAAGACAAATGCACCCTCTCGGCTTAACCAGTCACCAGGCCTGGCACCTGTGAAGCGCACTTATGAGCAAATGGAATTTCCCTTGCTGAAAAAGCGAAAGTTAGATGATGACAGCGATTCGCCCAGCTTCTTTGAAGAGAAGCCTGAGGAGCCTGTTGTTTTAGCTTTGGACCCCAAGGGTCATGAAGATGATTCCTATGAAGCCAGGAAAAGCTTCCtaacaaaatatttcaacaagCAGCCCTATCCCACCAGGAGAGAAATTGAGAAGCTGGCGGCCAGTTTATGGTTGTGGAAGAGTGACATTGCTTCCCATTTTAGTAACAAGAGGAAGAAGTGTGTCCGAGACTGTGAAAAGTATAAGCCTGGTGTGTTACTGGGCTTCAACATGAAAGAATTAAACAAAGTTAAGCATGAGATGGATTTTGATGCTGAGTGGCTATTTGAAAATCATGATGAGAAGGATTCCAGAGTCAATGCTAGTAAAACTGCTGACAAAAAGCTCAACCTTGGGAAGGAAGATGACAGTTCCTCAGACAGCTTTGAAAATTTGGAAGAAGAATCCAACGGAAGTGACAGCCCTTTTGACCCTGTTTTTGAAGTTGAGCCTAAAATCCCTAATGATAACCCAGAGGAACACATACAGAAGGTAATTTCTGAGGATGCTTTAGAGTCTGAGAAGCTAGACCAAAAAGAGGAGGATGGTTCAAAATATGAAACTATTCATTTGACTGAGGAACCAACCAAACTAATGCATGACGCCTCTGATAGTGAGGTGGACCAAGATGACGTTGTTGAGTGGAAAGATGCTGCTTCTCCGTCTGAGAGCGGCCCTGGTTCCCAACAGGTGTCAGACTTCGAGGACAACACATGCGAGATGAAAACAGGAACCTGGTCTGATGAGTCTTCCCAGAGTGAAGATGCAAGGAGCAGTAAGCCAGCTGCCAAAAAAAAGGCTACCATGCAAGGTGACAGAGAGCAGTTGAAATGGAAGAATAGTTCCTATGGAAAAGTTGAAGGGTTTTGGTCCAAGGACCAGTCACAATGGAAGAATGCAACTGAAAATGATGAGCGCTTATCCAGCCCACAGATTGAGTGGCAGAATAGCACAATTGACAGTGAGGACGGGGAGCAGTTTGACAACATGACTGATGGAGTAGCCGAGCCCATGCACGGCAGCTTGACCGGAGTTAAACTGAGCAGCCAGCAGGCGTAA